The Cervus elaphus chromosome 12, mCerEla1.1, whole genome shotgun sequence genome includes a region encoding these proteins:
- the LOC122705249 gene encoding olfactory receptor 11H4: protein MNRSETHIVTEFVLLGFPGCWEIQIFLFSLFLVVYALTLVGNGAIICAVKWDPRLYTPMYFLLGNFAFLEIWYVSSTVPNMLVNILSKTKAISFSGCFLQFYFFFSLGTAECLFLAVMAYDRYQAICHPLHYPIIMTRRLCGTLVSLCWLIGFLGYPIPIFFISQLPFCGPNIIDHFLCDMDPLMALSCAPAPITEFIFYTQSSLVLFFTLMYILRSYTLLLRAVFQIPSTAGRRKAFSTCGSHLTVVSLFYGTVMVMYVSPTYGISALMQKILTLVYSIMTPFLNPLIYSLRNKDMKLALRNVLFGRRISQNS from the coding sequence ATGAACAGGTCAGAAACACACATCGTGACTGAGTTTGTTCTCCTGGGATTCCCTGGTTGCTGGGAGAtacagatttttctcttctcactATTTTTGGTGGTTTATGCCTTGACTTTGGTGGGGAATGGAGCCATTATCTGTGCAGTGAAATGGGACCCACGACTGTacacccccatgtactttctGTTGGGAAACTTTGCCTTCCTTGAAATCTGGTATGTTTCCTCCACTGTTCCTAACATGCTAGTCAACATTCTCTCCAAAACAAAGGCCATCTCATTTTCTGGCTGCTTCCTCcagttctatttcttcttttccctggGCACAGCTGAATGTCTCTTCTTAGCAGTAATGGCTTATGATCGGTACCAGGCCATCTGTCACCCACTGCACTACCCCATCATCATGACTCGGAGGCTCTGTGGAACGCTGGTATCTCTCTGCTGGCTCATTGGATTCCTTGGCTACCCAATCCCCATTTTTTTCATCTCCCAACTTCCCTTCTGTGGACCCAATATCATTGATCACTTCCTGTGTGATATGGATCCACTGATGGCTCTGTCCTGTGCTCCAGCCCCCattactgaatttattttctatactcAGAGCTCCCTTGTCCTCTTTTTCACTCTTATGTATATTCTTCGATCCTACACCCTGCTGCTCAGAGCTGTTTTTCAGATCCCTTCTACAGCTGGCCGGAGAAAGGCCTTCTCGACCTGTGGTTCTCATTTAACTGTGGTGTCTCTTTTCTATGGGACAGTCATGGTAATGTATGTGAGTCCTACGTATGGCATCTCAGCTTTGATGCAGAAGATCCTCACATTGGTATATTCAATAATGACTCCTTTCCTTAATCCCCTGATCTATAGTCTTCGCAATAAGGACATGAAACTTGCCCTGAGAAATGTCCTGTTTGGAAGGAGAATTAGTCAAAATTCATGA